A region from the Hippopotamus amphibius kiboko isolate mHipAmp2 chromosome 15, mHipAmp2.hap2, whole genome shotgun sequence genome encodes:
- the LOC130837103 gene encoding olfactory receptor 7D2-like: protein MEAGNHTEILEFILLGFSEDPELKPLLFGLFLSMYLVTILGNLLIILAIISDHCLHTPMYFFLSNLSFVDICFSTTIVPKMLLNMHSENKAISYMDCLTQVYFSMFFPILDTLLLTAMAYDRFVAICHPLHYTVIMNPHLCGLLVFITWIIGFMTSLLHISLMMHLTFCRGLEIPHFFCELTHILKLACSDIFLNWTLIYLMTGVLGVFPLIGILYSYSHIASSVRKISSSGGKQKAFSTCGSHLSVVSLYYGTSLWVYFSSNMTHSSQRNSIASVMYTVVTPMLNPFIYSLRNKDVKGALGRLF, encoded by the coding sequence ATGGAAGCAGGAAACCACACAGAAATTTTAGAGTTTATCCTCCTTGGGTTCTCTGAGGACCCAGAACTGAAGCCCCTCTTATTTGGCCTGTTCCTGTCCATGTACCTGGTCACAATTttggggaacctgctcatcatcctggccatTATCTCTGACCActgcctccacacccccatgtacttcttcctctctaaCCTGTCCTTTGTCGACATCTGTTTCAGCACCACCATAGTCCCCAAGATGCTACTGAACATGCATTCAGAGAACAAAGCCATTTCCTACATGGACTGCCTCACTCAGGtgtatttttccatgttttttccTATCCTGGACACTCTGCTCCTGACTGCGATGGCCTATGACCGatttgtggccatctgtcaccccctgcactacacagTCATCATGAACCCACACCTCTGTGGCTTGCTGGTTTTTATTACCTGGATCATTGGTTTCATGACATCCCTCCTTCATATCTCTCTGATGATGCATCTGACCTTCTGTAGAGGACTTGAAATTCCCCATTTCTTCTGTGAACTGACACATATTCTGAAGTTGGCCTGTTCTGATATCTTCCTGAACTGGACATTGATATATCTTATGACTGGTGTGCTGGGTGTTTTCCCCCTCATTGGGATCCTTTACTCCTACTCACACATTGCTTCATCCGTAAGGAAGATATCCTCTTCTGGgggaaaacaaaaagcattttCGACCTGTGGGTCTCACCTCTCTGTTGTTTCCTTGTACTATGGGACAAGCCTGTGGGTCTATTTCAGTTCTAATATGACCCATTCTTCCCAGAGAAACTCCATTGCTTCCGTAATGTACACTGTGGtgacccccatgctgaaccccttcatctacagtctgaggaacaagGATGTGAAGGGGGCCCTGGGAAGGCTGTTCTGA